The genomic region TTTTTTTGCCAGAACACAAAAAGTCGAATGTTATATTTTTCAAATTAGATGCTCTTAAATCGAACCATTTTGAAGGATATTAAACGAAAAATGGCGTCTAAAGGTGGTTTTTAGACAAACTGACGATTGAGGCAGTGTAGCCCACAGCCCTATGCAGCCCTAGCGGAATAGGGCGAGGACTACCGCCGAAAGCGTGACCCGAACGCCCATAGCATAAACTTAGGATTATGCAGAAAATTGGTTGGGCGGAAGGGAGCCCGCCAAATTGAAAAAAAAGACTTCTGCTCTTGTCTCAAAAAGCCTCACCACTTTGCCTGAGGGATTAATCCTTATTTCCGAGTAAACTTTCTTCTATCTGAGCCAAGGTTGACTTTCAGTACCTGCTATAGTTTCCCTTCCTTGATAACATCCACTAAACTCGGATCGAGTAGGGTAGTGGTATCGCCCAAATTGGAGGTGTCGCCTTCCGCAATTTTCCGCAAAATTCGACGCATAATTTTTCCACTTCGGGTTTTCGGAAGTCCGGGAACAAACTGAATTTTATCAGGCTTAGCAATAGGACCAATAATGCGGGAAACGGTGGCCGAAATATCCTGACGAGCCAGATTTTCGTCGCCATGGGTGCCATTGTAAATTACATAGGCATAAATTCCCTGCCCTTTGATATCGTGCGGAAATCCGACAACAGCGCTTTCAATCACCCCGGCGTGCATGTTGATGGCATTTTCCACCTCGGCTGTTCCAATTCGGTGGCCGCTTACATTCAACACATCATCGACCCTTCCGGTAATTCGGTAATTGCCATCATAGTCTCTTAAACAGCCATCGCCGGTAAAGTATTTGCCTTTGTAGGTGGAGAAATAGGTTTGCCGGCAGCGTTCGTGGTCACGGTAGGTCGTGCGCAAAATTCCTGGCCAAGGTGCTTTTAGGCATAAATTTCCGCTTACACCATTGCCTTCCAGTTCGTTTCCATGTTCATCTACTAAGCAAGGTTGAACCCCGGGCAAAGGCAAGGTGGCGAAAGAAGGTTTGGATGGAGTAACGCCTGCCAAATTGGAAATGAGGGTACCACCTGTTTCGGTTTGCCACCAGGTATCCACCACCGGACAACGTCCCTGACCAATGTTTGTTGAATACCAATGCCAGGCTTCTTCGTTGATAGGTTCGCCTACAGAACCTAGTACTTGTAAGGAGTTTAGGTTTTTGCCTTGAATAGGCTCCAAACCAAAGCCCATTAAACTGCGAATGGCAGTAGGGGCTGTGTATAAGATATTTACCTGATGTTTTTCCACAATTTCCCAAAAGCGACCGGCATCGGGCCAGGTTGGAACACCTTCAAACATCAGGGAGCTTGCACCGGCAGAAAGTGGACCATAAATGATGTAACTATGTCCGGTAATCCAGCCAATATCTGCGGTGCAAAAATGGATTTGACCGGGTTGGTACTGGAATACGTTGACGAAAGTATAATTGGTCCAAACCATGTAACCGGCAGTAGTGTGTACAACTCCTTTTGGTTTACCGGTTGATCCGGAGGTGTAAAGGATAAACAACATATCTTCTGCATCCATTTCCACGGCAGGAAAATCGGGGTTGCCGGCTGTTTCTACTTTTTTAATTTCATCTTCCCACCACACATCGCGACCTTTCAGCATGCTCACCGGGGTGCGGGTTCGGGTGCAGACGATTACTTTTTTTACTTCATGGTTACCAACCAAGGCATCATCGATCACACTTTTAAGCGGAATGTCTTTAGCGCCACGTTTAGCACCATCGCAGGTGATTATGAACTCAGCTTGTGCATCATAAAGACGATCGGCAATGGCCTGGGCAGAAAATCCACCGAAAATTACCGAATGCACAGCTCCTATTCGGGCACAAGCCAGGGTGGCAATGGCTAGTTCAGGAATCATTCCCATATAAATACAAACCCGGTCGCCTTTTTTTACTCCGTTGTTCTGCAATACATGTGCAAACTGAACCACCTTGAAATGAAGCTCTTTGTAGGTCAGCACCCGGTGATGCTCCTCCGGATCGTTGGATTCCCAGATGATAGCCGGAGTGTTCCCGTTTTTTTCCAAATGCCGATCGAGGCAATTTTCGGTAATATTGAGTTTTGCGCCTTCGAACCAACGAATGTGGGGTTCATAGAAGTTCCAGTCTAAAACGGTGTCCCATTTTTTTTTCCAGGTGAAATTCTGAGCTATTTCTGCCCAAAATTCGGCCGGATTTTCAATGCTTCGTTTATAATCCCTGTGATAGTGTTCCAGGCTTTTTATTTGGTAAGGGTAATTCATGGTGGTGCAGTGAAAAAAATTGTGGAAGGCTAGGCATTGGATGCTTTACTAACTTCTTCCTCACGGATTAAAAATGCATTGGTAGCAGCGGCTAAAACCAAGAGGCAGCCGCCGATAACCACAGCCAGTAAGCGATCATTATGAAGTACATTCTCCATGATATTTCCGAAACTTAGGGAGGCAATGATTTCTGGTAATACAATGAAAAAATTGAAAATTCCCATGTAGATTCCCATTTTTTTCTCCGGTAA from Bacteroidia bacterium harbors:
- the acs gene encoding acetate--CoA ligase, which produces MNYPYQIKSLEHYHRDYKRSIENPAEFWAEIAQNFTWKKKWDTVLDWNFYEPHIRWFEGAKLNITENCLDRHLEKNGNTPAIIWESNDPEEHHRVLTYKELHFKVVQFAHVLQNNGVKKGDRVCIYMGMIPELAIATLACARIGAVHSVIFGGFSAQAIADRLYDAQAEFIITCDGAKRGAKDIPLKSVIDDALVGNHEVKKVIVCTRTRTPVSMLKGRDVWWEDEIKKVETAGNPDFPAVEMDAEDMLFILYTSGSTGKPKGVVHTTAGYMVWTNYTFVNVFQYQPGQIHFCTADIGWITGHSYIIYGPLSAGASSLMFEGVPTWPDAGRFWEIVEKHQVNILYTAPTAIRSLMGFGLEPIQGKNLNSLQVLGSVGEPINEEAWHWYSTNIGQGRCPVVDTWWQTETGGTLISNLAGVTPSKPSFATLPLPGVQPCLVDEHGNELEGNGVSGNLCLKAPWPGILRTTYRDHERCRQTYFSTYKGKYFTGDGCLRDYDGNYRITGRVDDVLNVSGHRIGTAEVENAINMHAGVIESAVVGFPHDIKGQGIYAYVIYNGTHGDENLARQDISATVSRIIGPIAKPDKIQFVPGLPKTRSGKIMRRILRKIAEGDTSNLGDTTTLLDPSLVDVIKEGKL